The proteins below are encoded in one region of Vibrio sp. ED004:
- a CDS encoding cystathionine beta-lyase, with protein sequence MSENKTTKLITAGRDKKWTNGVVNPPVQRASTVVFNSVEEKRKATINRANKTLFYGRRGTNTHFAFQDAMVEVEGGAGCALYPCGTAAISNAILSFVETGDHILMVDTCYEPTRDFCDTIMKKMGVETTYYEPTIVEGIQDLIKPNTKVLFTESPGSVTMEVQDIPTLARIAHEHDIIVMLDNTWAAGVNFSPFDFGVDISIQAATKYIVGHSDVMLGTAVANEKCWDQLREQSYLMGQCVSPDDAYLGLRGIRTLDVRLRQHAESSLKVAKWLETRPEVDHVRHPALESCPGHEFFKRDFTGGNGLFSFVLKNSNTKATTALLDGMTHFSMGYSWGGFESLILANEPSSFDSLRTVANPNFEGTLIRVHIGLEDVDDLIADLEAGLERYNALV encoded by the coding sequence ATGTCCGAGAACAAAACCACTAAGCTGATCACTGCAGGTCGTGATAAGAAGTGGACCAATGGTGTCGTTAACCCACCAGTACAGCGCGCTTCAACTGTCGTATTCAACTCAGTAGAAGAAAAACGTAAAGCTACGATTAACCGCGCTAACAAAACACTTTTTTACGGACGTCGTGGAACCAACACTCATTTCGCCTTTCAAGATGCCATGGTGGAAGTGGAAGGCGGCGCAGGCTGTGCACTCTACCCTTGTGGTACGGCAGCAATCTCTAACGCCATTCTCTCTTTTGTAGAAACGGGCGACCATATTCTGATGGTCGACACCTGTTATGAACCGACGCGTGATTTCTGTGACACCATCATGAAAAAGATGGGCGTAGAGACAACTTACTACGAACCAACGATTGTTGAAGGCATCCAAGACCTCATCAAGCCAAATACTAAGGTGCTATTTACCGAGTCTCCGGGTTCAGTCACCATGGAAGTCCAAGACATTCCAACGCTCGCGCGTATTGCCCACGAACACGACATCATCGTGATGCTAGATAACACTTGGGCAGCAGGCGTTAACTTCTCACCGTTTGATTTTGGTGTAGATATCTCGATTCAAGCGGCGACCAAGTACATAGTGGGTCACTCAGATGTCATGCTAGGTACAGCGGTTGCCAACGAGAAATGCTGGGATCAACTACGTGAGCAGAGTTACTTAATGGGACAATGCGTTTCACCAGATGATGCTTACCTTGGTCTTCGTGGTATCCGTACTCTTGATGTTCGTCTTCGTCAACACGCAGAGAGCAGCTTGAAAGTCGCTAAGTGGTTAGAAACTCGCCCTGAGGTTGACCATGTTCGTCACCCTGCTCTTGAGTCTTGCCCTGGTCATGAATTCTTCAAACGAGATTTTACTGGCGGCAATGGCCTGTTCTCGTTTGTCCTAAAGAACTCAAACACAAAAGCAACGACTGCACTACTTGACGGCATGACACACTTCAGCATGGGTTACTCATGGGGTGGTTTCGAGAGCTTGATTCTAGCGAATGAACCAAGCAGCTTTGATAGCCTAAGAACGGTAGCGAATCCAAACTTCGAAGGTACTCTGATTCGTGTTCATATCGGCTTAGAAGACGTCGATGATTTGATTGCAGATCTTGAGGCTGGATTAGAACGTTACAACGCTCTGGTTTAA